TACCTTAGCGGAGAGGTTATGGAAGGGGATTGCGAAGCCATTTGTTCAAAACTCTTCTTTGTGAAATTTTAGATTTATAGGAGTGAATGTGAAAAAAGTAGCTTTAGTAATTGGAAATGGTGATTATCAAAACACGGGAAAATTGAAAAATCCAGTGAATGATAGTCGGGATATGAAAACGAGTTTGGAACAGCTCGGTTTTCAGGTGATTTACGGTGAAAATCTCTCAAAAAAGGAGATGAACCGAAAGCTTTCAGAGTTTGGAGAAATTGGAAATATTTTGGAAACGGCAATTTTCTACTATGCTGGACACGGTTTGCAAGAAAACGGAGAAAACTATCTTGTTCCCGTTGATGCTGAAATTCGTGAAAGTGATGATATTTCGGAGGAGAGTTTCAGTTTTTCGAGAATTGAAAAGAAGTTTGGAGGTTTTGCAAGTGTCTGAAATATTTTTATTCTTGATGCTTGTCGAGACAATCCATTTGAACAGCAGATGAAAACTCATGCAAAAGAGAGAAATCTCAACTTTGTGGCTAGTCGAGGTTTGGCAAATCCAAATATGTTTATTGGAAACTCAATTATTGCCTATTCGACAGCACCAAACGACACAGCTTACGACAATCCAAATGAAGAGAACGGAGTCTATACAAAATATCTGAAAATGGCAATTTTGGAGGGTGGAATTCCAATTGAGTCAGTTTTCAAAAAAGTGGCAAGACTTGTCAAGAGTGAGACAGGAAACAAACAGCAACCGTGGGTTCATAGCAATTCTGATCGAGATGTTTTTTTGAAAGGGGATACTGAAACAAGTTCAGCAGAAATAACTCCAACAGAAACAACTCCAACAGAACCAAACAGCCATGAACCACAACAAAGTAGTATCCCTGAACGACAGCAAAGCAGTATCCCTGAACTCGTTTTTTGGTCTTCCGATGAGGTCGCAAAACCAAAAAACAACAACTTTCTTTTAAGTTTGATTGCATTTTTTCTTTTTGCAATTGTTGGATTTTTAGCTTTTGACAAATATGAAGAGTATCGAATTGCTGAAGAGAAAAGAATTGCTGAAATGCAACAGAGAACAGTTATTGCAATTTCAAAGTGGAGTGATGAATTCAATCTTGGACTTCCAAAAACTTGGGAGGAGTTGCAAAAAGTTGAGGGGATTGTTACAAACATGACAAAAGAAGAAGCTTTGTCTTGGCAAGAAGAGAACAAGGGAAAAAATTTAGATTTTTACTATTTTGCTGATACAAAAAACAGAAAAATCACTTATTTACCAAAAGAACTTGGCAATCTAACCAATCTTCAAAAACTTGATTTATCAAGAAATGAGTTGAAAGAGTTGCCCTCTTCTATCGGCAATCTAACCAATCTTCAAACACTTTCTTTAGGTAGTAATCATTTTTCAGAAACAGAAAAATCCAAAATCAGAAGACTTCTTCCAAATACAGAAATTGAGTTTTAATACCGTATCAAGCACGGCACAAAAGGTTATAAATGAGAATTGAGATCGATTTGAACAAATGGCTTCGCAATCCTCTTCCATAGCCTCTTCGTAAGATAGGCTTGGGAGAGGTCAAGATGCCTCCAAAATTTTGGATAAAATCTTAGAAAATTAGAGGAGGTGTCAATCAATGAAAATTACAAAAACTGTAAAATTAAAGATTACATCTCACTCTAAAATTTTTAATAATTCACTCCCATCTTTTAAAAAGGTTGTTTTCAATTCCAACCGCATCAAACCATTTTCCAATTAGGAAATTTTCCATTTTATCAAGAGTCTGAATTTCAGAGTAGTAACCGAGAACAGGAGGAGCAATTATTACACCGATTTGTGAAAGTTTTTGCATATTTTCAAGGTGAATTGGAGAAAAAGGTAATTCACGGGGAGCAAGTAGGAGAGTTTTTCGCTCTTTGATCATGACTGAAGCAGTTCGTGTAACCAAATTATCCGCAATTCCGACCGAGATTTTTGCGAGAGAATTCATAGATGTTGGAATTACAAGCATAATATCAGCACCAAAAGAACCTGAAGCCATCGGTGCATCAATTTGAGAATTATTGAAAATTTTTCCCTCTTCGTGTTCCGAAACAATTTTACTATTGTCAGAAACAATAAGGTATTTTTCGACGGAATCGGGGAGAAGTTCCCAAACTTTCATTCCCAATTTAAAACCACTGCCACCTGTGATAGCAAGAACGACTTTCTTTTTCAAATTCAAAGCCACTCTTCAGTATCAATTTCAGCTTTTTTTTGTAAAACCTCATCGCTTAATTTTGTTGTGTCAATATTCTGTTTTGCATCACCAATTGTAAAAATCTCATTTTCACCAAAAATTGCAAAATCAAAATTAGATAAATCAAACGGGTGAGTTTCATCAGAAAGTTTTACATCTAAATTTGGAAACTTTTCTAAAATTGGCAGAGTTTTCTCAATCTCATTTTCCAAAAGAGTGATTTTCGCATCGCTATTAAAAATAATTGATTTTGTGATTTCACTCACTCCAAAAATCGCAACTTTTCCCGAAACTGTTTTTGCAATTGCTCTACCAGTCGAATTAGATCCGTGAAGTTCTCCATTTACAACTTTTATAGTTTCCACAAAACCAGAAAATTTTACATCTTCCGAAGATTCAGAAAGCATTTCTAATCCATCTTTTTGAAAAATTTCCCCTAAATTTATTCCTGAAATCTGAGAGGACTTAATTCCTTTAAGAGTAAAAAGAATGTCGTCATCGCGAATATTCATTGGAACATATCTTGCATTCACTCCCCGATTTTCAAAAACAGAGTTGTAAATATTTGGAATTGGCGATGAGGTCGCCATTTCATCAAGAAGTCCAAAAAGTAGAGTCTGCTTATCTATCAATTGAAAAAACTCCGAATTTTGTCAAAAAGTCCCTCTTGCGGTTTGCTCTCAAGTCCAAAACTATCTTGTAATTTTTTGATAAGTGCCGTTTGGTCTGCATTTAAGCTGTTTGGATAAACAAGTTTGATTTGCACAACAAAATTCCCTTTTCCGTATCCTTTAACATTTTGAACACCTTCGCCTCTGAAAAGATATTGCTGTTTGTCTCGAGTTCCCTGATCAAGTTTTAATTCTAACTCACCTTTGAGTGCAGGAATTTTGATTGTCTCACCAAGAATTGCTTGAGTGAAAAATACAGGCATTTCCAAATAAATATCGTCGCCGTGTCGTGTAAAGTGTTCATCTTTCTCAATATTGAAAGTAATGTAAAGGTCGCCACGATTTCCTGAGCTTCCCTCGTTTCCTCTTCCCTGAACTCGTAATCTGTGATC
The sequence above is drawn from the Thiovulum sp. ES genome and encodes:
- a CDS encoding Leucine Rich Repeat (LRR)-containing protein,Caspase domain-containing protein (PFAM: Caspase domain), whose translation is MKTHAKERNLNFVASRGLANPNMFIGNSIIAYSTAPNDTAYDNPNEENGVYTKYLKMAILEGGIPIESVFKKVARLVKSETGNKQQPWVHSNSDRDVFLKGDTETSSAEITPTETTPTEPNSHEPQQSSIPERQQSSIPELVFWSSDEVAKPKNNNFLLSLIAFFLFAIVGFLAFDKYEEYRIAEEKRIAEMQQRTVIAISKWSDEFNLGLPKTWEELQKVEGIVTNMTKEEALSWQEENKGKNLDFYYFADTKNRKITYLPKELGNLTNLQKLDLSRNELKELPSSIGNLTNLQTLSLGSNHFSETEKSKIRRLLPNTEIEF
- a CDS encoding polyprenyl p-hydroxybenzoate/phenylacrylic acid decarboxylase (PFAM: Flavoprotein~TIGRFAM: polyprenyl P-hydroxybenzoate and phenylacrylic acid decarboxylases), coding for MNLKKKVVLAITGGSGFKLGMKVWELLPDSVEKYLIVSDNSKIVSEHEEGKIFNNSQIDAPMASGSFGADIMLVIPTSMNSLAKISVGIADNLVTRTASVMIKERKTLLLAPRELPFSPIHLENMQKLSQIGVIIAPPVLGYYSEIQTLDKMENFLIGKWFDAVGIENNLFKRWE
- a CDS encoding hypothetical protein (PFAM: Caspase domain), whose translation is MKKVALVIGNGDYQNTGKLKNPVNDSRDMKTSLEQLGFQVIYGENLSKKEMNRKLSEFGEIGNILETAIFYYAGHGLQENGENYLVPVDAEIRESDDISEESFSFSRIEKKFGGFASV
- a CDS encoding shikimate 5-dehydrogenase (PFAM: Shikimate dehydrogenase substrate binding domain), which gives rise to MIDKQTLLFGLLDEMATSSPIPNIYNSVFENRGVNARYVPMNIRDDDILFTLKGIKSSQISGINLGEIFQKDGLEMLSESSEDVKFSGFVETIKVVNGELHGSNSTGRAIAKTVSGKVAIFGVSEITKSIIFNSDAKITLLENEIEKTLPILEKFPNLDVKLSDETHPFDLSNFDFAIFGENEIFTIGDAKQNIDTTKLSDEVLQKKAEIDTEEWL